In Pseudoduganella albidiflava, a single window of DNA contains:
- a CDS encoding permease, which produces MQRALSFDHLPPLALPMRFLMSVPLFAALAAGLLAWHGEAALVTRWSPLTLALTHLLTLGCLSMAMIGALLQILPVMAGIAVPGGSRTANTMHGALCAGTLLLAAAFLVGHALLFAGALACLGVAFFLLLGCCTIGLWQQFPGGADASLAAIRLALGALVVTVVLGLWMGAALAWPRALPPPLSLPLLADLHAAWGLLGWVALLIVGVAFQVVPMFLVTEPYPRWISGGYTTMLFLLLVASSLSAGIAGPFRHAALLLLGAGYVAFAWVTLRLLARRKRPRADAATLFWRTAMLALPAALARGLLPADPALDVACGVLLVVGFALSTINGMTYKIVPFLSWYHLRHAHGMGLSGGAPASVPPVHRMLPDGAARGQYLLHAAALLALVAACAWPAQLARPAGALLCVSCLAWFANLAAALRAGRVPPAARGAVLDTAGAGR; this is translated from the coding sequence ATGCAACGTGCGCTATCGTTCGACCACCTTCCGCCGCTTGCCCTGCCGATGCGGTTCCTGATGTCCGTTCCCCTGTTCGCGGCGCTGGCCGCGGGCCTGCTGGCGTGGCATGGCGAAGCCGCGCTCGTCACGCGCTGGTCGCCGCTGACACTGGCACTCACGCACCTGCTCACCCTGGGCTGCCTGTCGATGGCGATGATCGGCGCGCTGCTGCAGATCCTGCCCGTAATGGCGGGCATCGCCGTACCGGGGGGCTCGCGCACGGCGAACACGATGCACGGTGCACTGTGCGCGGGCACGCTGCTGCTGGCCGCCGCCTTCCTCGTCGGCCATGCGCTGCTGTTCGCCGGCGCGCTGGCATGCCTCGGGGTGGCGTTCTTTCTGCTGCTCGGCTGCTGCACCATCGGCCTGTGGCAACAGTTCCCCGGCGGCGCCGACGCGTCGCTGGCGGCGATCCGGCTGGCGCTGGGCGCGCTCGTTGTCACGGTCGTCCTGGGATTGTGGATGGGCGCGGCTCTGGCCTGGCCCCGCGCACTGCCCCCTCCCCTCTCGCTTCCGCTGCTGGCCGACCTGCACGCAGCCTGGGGCTTGCTGGGCTGGGTGGCCCTGCTGATCGTCGGCGTGGCATTCCAGGTGGTGCCGATGTTCCTGGTCACCGAACCGTATCCCCGCTGGATCAGTGGCGGCTACACTACCATGCTGTTCCTGCTGCTGGTGGCGTCGTCGCTGTCGGCCGGCATCGCCGGACCGTTCCGGCATGCGGCGCTGTTGCTGCTGGGCGCAGGCTACGTGGCGTTCGCGTGGGTGACGCTGCGCCTGCTGGCCCGCCGGAAGCGTCCGCGGGCCGATGCCGCCACGCTGTTCTGGCGCACCGCCATGCTGGCCTTGCCGGCGGCCCTCGCCCGCGGCCTGCTGCCGGCCGATCCCGCGCTCGATGTCGCGTGCGGCGTGCTGCTGGTGGTGGGATTTGCGCTGTCCACCATCAACGGCATGACCTACAAGATCGTGCCGTTCCTGTCCTGGTATCACCTGCGCCATGCCCACGGCATGGGCCTCTCCGGCGGTGCGCCTGCCAGCGTGCCGCCGGTGCACCGCATGCTGCCGGATGGCGCGGCGCGCGGCCAGTACCTGCTGCACGCCGCCGCGCTGTTGGCGCTGGTGGCGGCCTGCGCCTGGCCCGCCCAGCTGGCGCGGCCGGCCGGCGCGCTGCTGTGCGTATCGTGCCTGGCATGGTTCGCCAACCTGGCCGCTGCCCTGCGCGCCGGCCGTGTCCCGCCGGCGGCGCGCGGCGCAGTCCTCGATACGGCGGGAGCGGGCCGATGA
- a CDS encoding hemerythrin domain-containing protein, producing MDTIHQYLASDHRACDEQYGWAESRVACADWENATKAFATFAWHLAQHMNQEERILFPAIDRASGSAPGATAVMRSEHEHMRSLIQSMAAAIEARDGGTFFDLADGLRMLTHQHNLKEEGVLYPMAERLLGASAMAVLARMRAVAAPAGEAA from the coding sequence ATGGACACCATCCATCAGTACCTTGCCAGCGACCACCGCGCCTGCGACGAACAATACGGCTGGGCCGAATCGCGCGTCGCGTGCGCCGACTGGGAAAACGCCACGAAAGCCTTCGCCACGTTCGCGTGGCACCTGGCGCAGCACATGAACCAGGAAGAGCGCATCCTGTTCCCCGCCATCGACCGGGCCAGCGGCTCTGCCCCCGGCGCAACCGCCGTGATGCGAAGCGAGCACGAGCACATGCGCTCGCTGATCCAGTCGATGGCAGCCGCCATCGAGGCCCGCGACGGCGGCACCTTCTTCGACCTGGCCGACGGCCTGCGCATGCTGACGCACCAGCACAACCTGAAGGAAGAAGGCGTGCTGTATCCGATGGCCGAACGCCTGCTGGGCGCCAGCGCCATGGCCGTGCTGGCGCGCATGCGCGCGGTGGCCGCTCCTGCCGGGGAGGCGGCATGA
- the ubiU gene encoding ubiquinone anaerobic biosynthesis protein UbiU produces the protein MTQLESPFELVCPAGSLPALKGAVDNGADCVYLGFRDATNARNFAGLNFDDKAIAAGIAYAHARRRKVLLALNTYPQPGGEALWRGAIDRAASAGVDAVILADPGLMRYAAEFHPGLRLHLSVQGSATNVEAIEFYRREFGIARAVLPRVLSLAQVEQVVSNTAVEIEVFGFGSLCVMVEGRCALSSYAAGESPNTHGVCSPAGAVRWQQRPEGLEARLNGVLIDRYGPGEHASYPTLCKGRFEVAGETYYAIEEPASLNTLELLPTLMAMGVAAMKIEGRQRSPAYVAQVTRVWREAIDSARAGRFSAKPAWMAQLDAVAEGRQHTLGAYHRAWK, from the coding sequence ATGACTCAACTGGAAAGTCCCTTCGAACTGGTCTGTCCCGCCGGCAGCTTGCCGGCCCTGAAAGGCGCCGTGGACAATGGCGCAGACTGCGTGTACCTGGGTTTTCGCGACGCCACCAATGCCCGCAACTTCGCCGGCCTCAATTTCGACGACAAGGCGATCGCCGCCGGCATCGCCTATGCGCATGCACGGCGGCGCAAGGTCCTGCTCGCGCTCAATACCTATCCGCAACCTGGCGGCGAAGCGCTGTGGAGGGGCGCCATCGACCGCGCCGCCTCGGCCGGGGTGGACGCGGTGATCCTGGCCGACCCGGGCCTGATGCGCTACGCCGCCGAATTCCACCCGGGCCTGCGGCTGCACCTGTCCGTGCAGGGCTCGGCGACGAACGTGGAAGCCATCGAGTTCTACCGGCGCGAGTTCGGCATCGCCCGGGCTGTACTGCCGCGCGTGCTGTCGCTGGCCCAGGTCGAGCAGGTGGTCTCCAATACGGCCGTCGAGATCGAGGTCTTCGGGTTCGGCAGCCTGTGCGTGATGGTCGAAGGACGCTGCGCGCTGTCGTCCTACGCCGCCGGCGAATCGCCCAACACGCATGGCGTCTGTTCGCCGGCCGGCGCGGTGCGCTGGCAGCAGCGGCCCGAGGGGCTGGAGGCACGCCTGAACGGCGTTCTCATCGACCGCTACGGCCCTGGCGAACATGCCAGCTATCCCACCCTGTGCAAGGGGCGTTTCGAGGTGGCCGGCGAAACCTACTACGCCATCGAGGAGCCGGCCAGCCTGAATACACTGGAGCTGTTGCCAACGCTGATGGCGATGGGCGTGGCGGCGATGAAGATCGAAGGCCGCCAGCGCAGCCCCGCCTATGTGGCGCAGGTGACGCGGGTGTGGCGCGAGGCGATCGACAGCGCCCGCGCCGGGCGCTTTTCCGCGAAGCCGGCATGGATGGCGCAACTCGATGCCGTGGCCGAGGGCCGGCAGCACACGCTGGGCGCGTATCACCGCGCCTGGAAATGA
- a CDS encoding U32 family peptidase — translation MKLAIGPLLYYWPRATVMDFYEAVAAGPADVVYLGEAVCSRRHELRAADWLQVAGRLRDAGKEVVLSSMALIESGSDVAALRRLAAQEAFAVEANDMGAVGLLHGRPFVAGPHLNIYNAATLLLLHGLGARRWVMPLEMGQAGLEELQSTRPEGMETEVFALGRMPLAFSARCFTARQRNLPKDDCRFSCIEHPDGLDMTTRDGKPFLVLNGIQTQSASVCNLAAEFEALRTAGADVLRISPQSRHAMEVVALFDDLRRGRATPEAASRSLLPLLPGPACDGYWHGRPGLEWQAGSAA, via the coding sequence ATGAAGCTAGCAATCGGGCCGCTTCTGTACTACTGGCCGCGCGCCACCGTGATGGACTTCTACGAGGCGGTAGCCGCCGGTCCGGCAGATGTTGTCTACCTGGGCGAAGCGGTGTGTTCGCGCCGGCACGAGCTGCGCGCGGCGGACTGGCTGCAGGTCGCCGGCCGGTTGCGCGACGCCGGCAAGGAGGTCGTGTTGTCCAGCATGGCGCTGATCGAGTCCGGTTCCGACGTGGCAGCGCTGCGCCGGCTGGCAGCACAGGAGGCTTTCGCCGTGGAGGCCAACGACATGGGGGCCGTCGGCCTGCTGCACGGCCGCCCCTTCGTGGCCGGCCCGCACCTGAACATCTACAACGCCGCCACGCTGCTGTTGCTGCATGGCCTGGGCGCGCGGCGCTGGGTCATGCCACTGGAGATGGGGCAAGCCGGGCTGGAGGAACTGCAGAGCACGCGTCCGGAAGGCATGGAGACGGAAGTGTTCGCGCTGGGCCGCATGCCGCTGGCCTTCTCGGCGCGCTGCTTCACGGCGCGCCAGCGCAACCTGCCAAAGGATGACTGCCGTTTCAGCTGCATCGAGCATCCGGACGGCCTGGACATGACCACGCGCGACGGCAAGCCGTTTCTCGTGCTGAACGGCATCCAGACGCAGTCCGCCTCCGTGTGCAACCTGGCCGCCGAGTTCGAAGCGCTGCGCACGGCCGGCGCCGACGTGCTGCGCATCAGCCCCCAGTCGCGCCATGCGATGGAGGTCGTGGCGCTGTTCGACGACCTGCGCCGCGGCCGCGCCACACCCGAAGCCGCATCGCGTTCGCTGCTGCCGCTGCTGCCCGGGCCCGCATGCGACGGCTACTGGCACGGCAGGCCGGGCCTCGAGTGGCAGGCAGGGAGCGCGGCATGA
- the ubiT gene encoding ubiquinone anaerobic biosynthesis accessory factor UbiT codes for MRGLDHAADGAASPAGQPGGLPAFVGAFGSRLPPWPGSALFAAGLNVALRCRLPDDVLERLSGRSLRISVRDAGVAFDVSWNGKRFVPGSVAGQPDLEIAAGAADMMALLRREADPDTLFFGRRLSMQGDTELGLLVKNTLDGLDIDLPPPHPLAVLRWLREQDRQRQAPR; via the coding sequence ATGAGGGGCCTGGACCATGCTGCCGACGGCGCGGCATCGCCGGCGGGCCAGCCCGGCGGCCTGCCGGCCTTCGTGGGCGCCTTCGGCAGCCGCTTGCCGCCGTGGCCCGGCTCGGCGCTGTTCGCCGCCGGCCTGAACGTCGCACTGCGGTGCCGGCTGCCGGACGATGTACTTGAACGGCTCTCCGGCCGCAGCCTGCGCATTAGCGTCCGGGACGCCGGCGTTGCCTTCGACGTGAGCTGGAATGGCAAGCGATTCGTACCAGGATCCGTGGCGGGACAGCCCGACCTGGAAATTGCCGCCGGTGCGGCCGACATGATGGCGCTGCTGCGCCGCGAGGCTGATCCAGACACGCTGTTCTTCGGCCGCCGCCTGTCCATGCAAGGCGATACCGAACTGGGGCTGCTAGTAAAAAACACCCTGGACGGGCTCGACATCGACCTGCCGCCACCCCATCCGCTGGCGGTGCTGCGCTGGCTGCGGGAACAGGACCGGCAGCGACAGGCGCCGCGCTAG
- a CDS encoding anaerobic ribonucleoside-triphosphate reductase activating protein codes for MAGRPLNVGGFTPFTATDYPGHLAAVVFVQGCAWRCGYCHNPHLQVRPPRSPLDWRDLLAILERRRGLLDAVVFSGGEPTTDAALPEAMRQVRALGFKVGLHTACLYPERLHAILHLVDWVGFDVKAPFADYETVTGVPGSGVPARACVAGIIASGVASECRTTVHPALLPPTALLAMADELSALGVRHWVIQQFRAQGCADAGLTSAAAYPPDALMAALRGRFGKVLLRHA; via the coding sequence ATGGCGGGCCGCCCGCTGAACGTGGGTGGCTTCACGCCGTTCACCGCCACCGACTACCCCGGCCACCTGGCCGCGGTGGTATTCGTGCAGGGCTGCGCCTGGCGCTGCGGGTATTGCCACAATCCCCACCTGCAGGTCCGCCCGCCGCGCAGCCCGCTGGACTGGCGCGACCTCCTGGCGATCCTGGAACGGCGCCGCGGCCTGCTGGACGCCGTGGTGTTCAGCGGCGGCGAACCGACCACCGACGCGGCGCTGCCGGAAGCGATGCGGCAGGTGCGCGCGCTCGGCTTCAAGGTCGGGCTGCATACGGCGTGCCTGTATCCCGAACGGCTGCATGCCATCCTGCACCTGGTCGACTGGGTAGGCTTCGACGTGAAGGCACCGTTCGCCGACTATGAAACGGTGACGGGTGTGCCGGGCAGCGGCGTTCCCGCCCGTGCCTGCGTTGCCGGGATCATCGCGTCCGGTGTCGCCAGCGAGTGCCGCACCACCGTGCATCCAGCCCTGCTGCCGCCAACCGCTTTGCTCGCCATGGCCGATGAGCTTTCGGCGCTGGGGGTACGCCACTGGGTCATCCAGCAATTTCGCGCGCAGGGTTGCGCCGATGCCGGATTGACCAGCGCGGCGGCGTATCCCCCGGATGCACTGATGGCCGCATTGCGCGGCCGGTTCGGCAAGGTCCTGTTGCGCCACGCGTGA
- the nrdD gene encoding anaerobic ribonucleoside-triphosphate reductase, with protein MNPVIPAELPTALRADDPERQPCEIWTRVMGYHRPVASFNTGKQGEFHERLYFREAAAAPPQAAG; from the coding sequence ATGAACCCCGTTATTCCAGCCGAACTGCCCACTGCACTGCGCGCCGACGACCCGGAACGCCAGCCCTGTGAAATCTGGACACGCGTGATGGGCTACCACCGCCCCGTCGCGTCGTTCAACACCGGCAAGCAGGGCGAGTTCCACGAGCGGCTGTACTTCCGCGAGGCTGCCGCGGCGCCCCCGCAGGCGGCAGGCTGA
- a CDS encoding ribonucleoside triphosphate reductase → MQAFDAAKILSALRRAGTASGEYGEEAAQRLAYNTVRRLQAAREAPLSVEEVQDHVESVLYDAGYRHTLRRYVIYREQHRTLRQTRRSLVDVETSIEEYLRRQDWRVNANANQGYSLGGLILNVSGKMIANYWLNHVYPPEVGQAHRDADLHIHDLDMLAGYCAGWSLRTLLAEGLNGVPGKVESAPPRHLSSACGQIVNFLGTLQNEWAGAQAFSSFDTYLAPYVRKDALPYEAVRQAIQELVYNLNVPSRWGTQTPFTNLTFDWTCPEDLREQVPVIAGAEQPFTYGDLQPEMDMVNRAYIEVMMAGDARGRAFTFPIPTYNITADFAWDSPNADLLFGMTARYGLPYFQNFINSELQPNMIRSMCCRLQLDLRELLKRGNGLFGSAEQTGSLGVVTINCARLGHLHPDDEAALLAALDRLLELGRQSLEIKRKVIQRHMDNGLFPYTKRYLGTLRNHFSTLGVNGVNEMIRNYSGDRYDITDPRGHALALRLLDHVRARMLEFQEQTGHMYNLEATPAEGTTYRFAREDRKRFPCILQAGTADMPYYTNSSQLPVGFTDDPFEALERQDALQRKYTGGTVLHLYMTEAVSSAQACRELVKRALTRFGLPYITVTPTFSICPKHGYLSGHHPFCPKCDADLLERRQRASTCQPLKESA, encoded by the coding sequence ATGCAGGCATTCGACGCCGCCAAGATCCTCTCGGCCCTGCGGCGCGCCGGCACCGCCAGCGGCGAGTACGGCGAGGAAGCCGCGCAGCGCCTGGCCTACAATACCGTACGCCGGCTCCAGGCTGCCCGCGAAGCCCCGCTCTCCGTCGAGGAGGTGCAGGACCATGTCGAGAGCGTGCTCTACGACGCAGGCTACCGCCACACGCTGCGGCGCTACGTGATCTACCGCGAGCAGCACCGCACGCTGCGCCAGACGCGCCGTTCGCTGGTCGACGTGGAAACCTCGATCGAGGAGTACCTCCGGCGACAGGACTGGCGCGTGAACGCCAACGCCAACCAGGGCTATTCGCTGGGTGGCCTGATCCTGAACGTATCGGGCAAGATGATCGCCAACTACTGGCTGAACCACGTGTATCCGCCCGAAGTGGGCCAGGCCCACCGTGACGCCGACCTGCATATCCACGACCTGGACATGCTGGCTGGCTATTGCGCCGGCTGGTCGCTGCGCACGCTGCTGGCGGAGGGCCTGAACGGCGTGCCCGGCAAGGTGGAGTCCGCACCGCCGCGGCACCTGTCCAGCGCATGCGGGCAGATCGTCAATTTCCTCGGCACGCTGCAGAACGAATGGGCCGGCGCACAGGCGTTCAGTTCCTTCGACACCTATCTGGCGCCATACGTGCGCAAGGATGCGTTGCCATACGAGGCCGTGCGCCAGGCCATCCAGGAGCTGGTCTACAACCTGAACGTGCCGTCGCGCTGGGGCACGCAGACGCCGTTCACGAACCTGACGTTCGACTGGACCTGTCCCGAAGACCTGCGCGAACAGGTACCGGTGATTGCCGGCGCCGAGCAGCCCTTCACGTATGGCGACCTGCAGCCGGAAATGGACATGGTCAACCGCGCCTACATCGAGGTCATGATGGCGGGCGACGCCAGGGGCCGCGCCTTCACGTTCCCGATCCCGACCTACAACATCACGGCCGATTTCGCATGGGACAGCCCGAACGCCGACCTGCTGTTCGGCATGACGGCGCGCTATGGCCTGCCCTACTTCCAGAACTTCATCAATTCGGAACTGCAGCCGAACATGATCCGCTCGATGTGCTGCCGGCTGCAGCTGGACCTGCGCGAGCTGCTGAAACGGGGCAACGGCCTGTTCGGCTCGGCCGAGCAGACCGGTTCGCTGGGCGTGGTCACCATCAACTGTGCCCGCCTCGGCCACCTGCATCCGGACGACGAAGCGGCCCTGCTGGCCGCGCTGGACCGCCTGCTGGAGCTGGGCCGCCAGAGCCTGGAGATCAAGCGCAAGGTAATCCAGCGCCACATGGACAACGGCCTGTTCCCGTACACGAAACGCTACCTCGGCACGCTGCGCAACCATTTTTCCACGCTGGGCGTGAATGGCGTGAACGAGATGATCCGCAACTATTCCGGCGACCGCTACGACATCACCGACCCGCGCGGCCACGCGCTGGCACTGCGGCTGCTCGACCATGTGCGCGCGCGCATGCTGGAGTTCCAGGAACAGACGGGCCACATGTACAACCTGGAGGCGACGCCGGCCGAGGGCACGACATACCGCTTCGCCCGCGAAGACCGCAAGCGCTTTCCCTGCATCCTGCAGGCCGGTACCGCCGACATGCCGTACTACACCAATTCCTCGCAGCTGCCGGTGGGCTTCACGGACGATCCGTTCGAGGCGCTGGAACGGCAGGATGCATTGCAGCGCAAGTACACGGGCGGCACCGTGCTGCACCTGTACATGACGGAAGCCGTATCCAGCGCGCAAGCCTGCCGTGAACTGGTCAAGCGCGCGCTGACCCGCTTCGGCCTGCCCTACATCACCGTCACGCCCACGTTCTCGATCTGCCCGAAGCACGGCTACCTGTCGGGCCACCACCCGTTTTGCCCGAAATGCGACGCTGACCTGCTCGAACGGCGGCAGCGCGCTTCCACTTGCCAACCACTGAAGGAGTCAGCATGA
- a CDS encoding SirB2 family protein, with amino-acid sequence MDYLALRHVHIACVTASGTLFLLRGIWMLAMPDMLRRRWVRTLPHLVDTGLLASAIGLATLSGQYPFAQPWLTAKVLALCAYIVLGAIALRYGRTVRVRIAALAAALALFGYIVTVAATRQPMPF; translated from the coding sequence ATGGACTACCTCGCGCTGCGCCATGTGCACATCGCCTGCGTGACGGCCAGCGGCACGCTGTTCCTGTTGCGTGGCATCTGGATGCTGGCCATGCCGGACATGCTGCGCCGGCGATGGGTGCGTACCCTGCCGCACCTGGTCGATACCGGCCTGCTGGCCAGCGCGATCGGCCTGGCAACGCTGAGCGGGCAGTACCCGTTCGCGCAGCCGTGGCTGACCGCCAAGGTGCTCGCGCTGTGCGCCTACATCGTGCTGGGCGCCATCGCGCTCAGGTATGGCCGCACCGTGCGCGTGCGGATCGCCGCACTGGCAGCCGCGCTGGCGCTCTTCGGCTACATCGTGACGGTCGCCGCCACCCGGCAGCCCATGCCATTCTGA
- a CDS encoding DUF2249 domain-containing protein → MSHHCSHPAVHDAPHDASQPDSGHAVHPFDARGVARRFRHAAIFGALDALTPGEIMRFYNDHDPLPLLRQIGQYYGPRVRARYVSRTPGEIVIDFLATGE, encoded by the coding sequence ATGTCCCACCACTGTTCGCACCCCGCCGTCCACGACGCGCCGCACGATGCCAGCCAGCCCGACAGCGGGCACGCAGTCCACCCGTTCGATGCGCGCGGCGTGGCGAGGCGCTTCCGCCATGCCGCCATCTTCGGCGCGCTCGACGCCCTGACACCCGGCGAGATCATGCGCTTCTACAACGACCACGACCCGCTGCCCCTGCTGCGCCAGATAGGCCAGTATTACGGCCCGCGCGTCAGGGCCCGCTACGTGTCCCGGACACCCGGCGAGATCGTCATCGACTTCCTCGCCACCGGGGAATAG
- a CDS encoding RrF2 family transcriptional regulator, translated as MRLTSCTDYALRTLIYLAARPRRLVTIAEIAAYHGIPKNHLTKVVQRLGRAGMLRTVRGRQGGIALGVPAEAIRIGAVVRATEPDLRMVPCFAGAAAACPEAGTCTLQGVLARAARAWLAELDGATLADVAHGGTVALPALLPACGAAA; from the coding sequence ATGCGACTGACGAGCTGCACCGACTACGCGCTGCGCACCCTGATCTACCTCGCCGCGCGGCCGCGCCGGCTGGTGACGATCGCCGAGATCGCCGCATATCACGGAATTCCAAAAAACCATCTCACCAAGGTGGTCCAGCGCCTGGGGCGCGCAGGCATGCTGCGCACCGTGCGCGGGCGGCAGGGCGGCATCGCGCTGGGGGTGCCGGCCGAGGCGATCCGCATCGGCGCCGTGGTGCGGGCCACCGAGCCGGATTTACGGATGGTCCCTTGCTTTGCCGGTGCCGCCGCAGCCTGCCCCGAGGCCGGTACCTGCACGCTGCAGGGGGTCCTGGCGCGGGCTGCCCGGGCGTGGCTTGCGGAACTCGATGGAGCGACATTGGCCGACGTGGCGCATGGGGGGACAGTGGCGTTGCCGGCCTTGCTGCCTGCATGCGGGGCAGCCGCCTAG
- a CDS encoding MFS transporter, which produces MNNNAGKANRVLVASTFSFTVCFAVWMMFAVLGIPIKKMLGLNETQFGLLAAMPVLSGALVRVPLGIWTDRFGGRIVFFGVMLATVIPVALIGRATQYWQFLALGLLLGLAGGSFSVGTPYVARWFPKERKGLAMGIFGAGNSGSALTKFVAPGIIATWGWQALPGVYAAALLVTALLFWVFSATDPAHNVVSTASFSGQLEVLKDRRVWRYCQYYSVVFGGYVGLALWMTKYYVAEYGFDLGLAALLAACFSLPGGVLRALGGWVSDKYGAYKVTWWVMWVCWVCFFLLSYPPTSMQVKTVDGALMVDLALSPSVFTALLFVAGTAMAIGKASVFKFIGDEFPDNIGAVSGVVGLAGGLGGFVLPIMFGALLDLTGVRSSAFMLLYGTVCVSLVWMHFSFRPAGAALARMPVAVAAR; this is translated from the coding sequence ATGAACAACAATGCAGGAAAAGCCAACCGGGTGCTGGTCGCCAGCACTTTTTCGTTCACGGTGTGTTTTGCCGTGTGGATGATGTTCGCGGTGCTGGGCATCCCCATCAAGAAGATGCTGGGACTGAACGAAACCCAGTTCGGCCTGCTGGCGGCGATGCCTGTACTGTCCGGCGCGCTGGTGCGGGTACCCCTGGGGATCTGGACCGACCGCTTCGGTGGCCGCATCGTGTTCTTCGGCGTGATGCTGGCGACCGTGATTCCCGTGGCGCTGATCGGCCGTGCCACGCAGTACTGGCAGTTCCTTGCGCTGGGCCTGCTGCTCGGGCTGGCCGGCGGCTCGTTCTCGGTGGGCACGCCCTACGTCGCACGCTGGTTCCCGAAGGAGCGCAAGGGTCTGGCCATGGGCATCTTCGGCGCCGGCAATTCCGGCTCGGCGCTGACCAAGTTCGTCGCGCCCGGCATCATCGCGACCTGGGGCTGGCAGGCGCTGCCCGGCGTGTATGCCGCTGCGCTGCTGGTGACCGCGCTGCTGTTCTGGGTGTTCTCGGCCACCGATCCCGCCCACAACGTCGTGTCGACCGCTTCGTTCTCCGGCCAGCTGGAGGTCCTGAAGGACCGCCGCGTGTGGCGCTACTGCCAGTACTACTCGGTGGTGTTCGGCGGCTACGTGGGCCTGGCGCTGTGGATGACCAAGTACTACGTTGCCGAATACGGTTTCGACCTGGGCCTGGCCGCCTTGCTGGCCGCCTGCTTCTCGCTGCCCGGTGGCGTGCTCCGCGCCCTCGGCGGCTGGGTGTCCGACAAGTACGGCGCCTACAAGGTGACGTGGTGGGTGATGTGGGTGTGCTGGGTGTGCTTCTTCCTGCTGTCGTATCCGCCAACCAGCATGCAGGTGAAGACCGTCGACGGTGCGCTGATGGTCGATCTGGCGCTGTCGCCCTCTGTGTTTACCGCACTGCTGTTCGTGGCCGGTACCGCGATGGCCATCGGCAAGGCTTCGGTGTTCAAGTTCATCGGCGACGAATTCCCCGACAACATCGGCGCCGTCTCCGGCGTGGTCGGCCTGGCCGGTGGCCTCGGCGGCTTCGTGCTGCCGATCATGTTCGGTGCGCTGCTCGACCTCACCGGCGTGCGCTCGTCCGCCTTCATGCTGCTGTACGGCACCGTGTGCGTGTCGCTGGTGTGGATGCACTTCTCGTTCCGCCCTGCTGGCGCCGCGCTGGCGCGGATGCCCGTGGCCGTCGCCGCGCGTTGA